Proteins co-encoded in one Oncorhynchus kisutch isolate 150728-3 linkage group LG1, Okis_V2, whole genome shotgun sequence genomic window:
- the LOC109889534 gene encoding myeloid-associated differentiation marker-like — protein sequence MPVIVLEASDLTSPLSLVRMWALLSGCLTFSLVASLVPSDLTSDTHQPSFRILCMFTWCLFFILTLLIHVVNIIQFHSLVPISWKNLTVTVAALATLMTLSATVTFPWAVMCHEGAWPRPIAASLASCLTFLAYATEAYLIRNQTQDQKGYMASVPGLLKVLQLWGGCEMIVLVVEQVRGALVKVGLAAVGWQLWVSGAWYALCLLMSLGTVMVVLGDCAGRCPLPFDRLLAGFSLTGVLLYVVATILCFTRVLELRKRDQDLTDRKTGPTLVVMEAVMASITLLAYTVDLAFSIKLLRDRSHA from the coding sequence ATGCCTGTAATTGTACTGGAGGCCAGTGATCTGACCAGCCCTCTGTCTCTGGTGCGCATGTGGGCTCTCCTGTCCGGTTGCCTTACCTTCAGCCTGGTAGCCTCCCTGGTTCCCTCGGACCTGACCTCTGACACCCACCAGCCCTCCTTCAGGATCCTCTGCATGTTCACCTGGTGCCTCTTCTTCATCCTCACCCTCCTAATCCACGTGGTCAACATCATCCAGTTCCACAGCCTGGTCCCCATCTCCTGGAAGAACCTGACCGTGACTGTGGCGGCTCTCGCCACCCTCATGACCCTCAGCGCCACAGTCACCTTCCCCTGGGCGGTCATGTGTCATGAAGGTGCCTGGCCCCGTCCTATTGCCGCCTCCTTGGCGTCGTGTCTTACCTTCCTGGCCTATGCAACCGAGGCCTATCTCATCCgcaaccagacccaggaccagaagGGCTACATGGCCAGCGTGCCCGGCCTGCTCAAGGTGCTCCAGCTCTGGGGAGGATGTGAGATGATCGTCCTGGTGGTGGAGCAGGTCCGTGGAGCTTTGGTAAAAGTAGGGTTGgcagctgtgggttggcagctaTGGGTGTCTGGGGCGTGGTATGCCCTCTGTCTCCTAATGTCCCTGGGTACAGTGATGGTGGTTCTAGGGGACTGTGCTGGGCGATGCCCCCTGCCCTTTGACCGCCTGCTGGCTGGCTTCAGTCTGACAGGGGTGCTTCTCTATGTGGTCGCCACCATACTGTGTTTTACCAGAGTCCTGGAGCTACGGAAACGCGACCAAGACCTCACCGACAGGAAAACTGGGCCCACCCTTGTTGTCATGGAAGCGGTGATGGCCAGCATTACTCTGCTAGCTTACACAGTGGACCTGGCCTTCTCTATCAAACTGCTGCGGGATAGAAGTCATGCCTGA